Part of the Deltaproteobacteria bacterium genome, GAGTCGGCGAAGTTCGGCATGCCGGAAGTGATCCGCGGCAGCTACGGCGCGGTGGCGACTTCGACACTGTTTCATAGCGGGCTGCCGACCAAGAAAGCTTTTTACATTCAACTTACCGGAAGAAACTTGACTGCGGCGCAGGCGGAGCGGGTCGGCTTGATTTCCGAAGTGGTGCCGGACGATCAGTTGCTGGCCAACGTTGAGCAGTTGTCGAAAGAACTTGGCAGCCGCAACGCGGTAACGCTGGAGAGCGCCAAGATCGCCGCCTACATGATGAAGGACATGGATTTTGGCATGGCCCTAAAGACCGACGATTTAGTCTCGCACCGCATGCGCTATTACACCAATCCGTTGAGCGATGTCGAAGGCTACTTGCAGTCGCAAAAGGGTGGCGGCACGGTGAAGTATGCCAAGCCGGAGGATCGGAAAAAATAACGTCAACGTGTTCGTGATCGTGTCGGGGCGCAGCATGCTGCGCCGGTCAGAAAAAGGAGGTTCTATGTGGTTACATACGCCATTATGCGATTTGTTGAATATCAAATATCCGATCATCCAAGCCGGCATGGGCTGGGACAAGGAAGGGTTGACGACGCCGCCGGAGTTGGTGGCCGCGGTGTCGAATGCGGGCGGGCTAGGTTGTATCGGCGGTAGTTCGATTCGGCCGGAAGTGATTCGCGAACGGATTCGCGCCGTGCGCCAGCTGACGGACAAACCGTTCGGCGTCGACATCACTTTGCCGAAGATGGAAGACGTGCGCATTCCCGATCCCGACGAAGTGCGCAAAGAGATCCAAGAACGGTTTCCCAAGCACGCCAAGTTCAACGACGAGTTGATTCCCAAATTGGGTCTGACTCCGGTGCCGCCGGATCGCAAAAGCTGGGTGAAAACCCCGGCGGCGACGCGGGAACAGCTGAAGGTGATTCTCGAAGAGAAGGTGCCGATTCTGATCATCGGTCTGGGCGACACCGCCGAGGTCGTGCCGCTAGCCCATGAACGCGGTATCCTGGTCATGGCGCTGGCTGGTGCGGTGAAGCATGCGCTCAGCCACGCGCGCAAGGGCGCGGATGTGATTATCGCCCAAGGTTACGAAGCGGGCGGACACACCGGCACGATAGGCAACTTCCCGCTAATTCCACAGATCGTTGACGCGGTACGGCCCAAACCGGTGGTCGCCGCCGGCGGTATCTCGGATGGCCGCGGTGTGGCTGCGGCACTGGCGCTGGGCGCCATGGGGGTGTGGTGCGGCACGACTTTCTTGGTGACTCGGGAAGGCGGCATAAATCCGATTTACAAAAAACAAATTCTCAACGGCAGCTCGGAAGATTTCGTGCGCACGGCTTACACCAGCGGCCACTTCGCGCGCCATTATCGCAGCGAGACGATCAAGGCTTGGATGGCCTCAGGTCTTGACGCGATGCCGACGCCTTACCAAGGAAATGCCATGGACGAAGTGCGGCGCGCCGCCGAGGCGGCCAATCGCGTCGATGTTCTGCATGTTCCCGGCGGTCAGGTTGCCGGCATGTTGAGCGAGGAGCGCAATAATGTTCCCGCCAAGGAGATCGTCGATCGCATGGTCAGCGAGGCGGCGCAAATTTTGAACGACCTTCGGTCGCGATTCGTCGGCGCGTAGGAAGAAGAAAATCCCCCTTAGTCCCCCTTTTTCAAAGGGGGAAACCATTGCGAGCGAAATTGTTCCCCTCTTTTTAAAGAGGGGTTAGGGGAGATTTTTTCGCCACGGACAGCAATAACTAATTTAAAGGACAAACGATGAGCGGAGAATTTCTCAAAGGTTATCGGGCATTGGATTTAACTGGTCTCAGCGGTCAGTTGGCAGGGCGCATGCTCGCCGATTTAGGCATGGAAGTAATCAAGATCGAGCCGCCTGCGGGCGATCCGGTGCGCCACTTGGCGCCTTTCATCACTGCGGCCAATGGCGCGAAGTTGAGTACGACGTTCGCGCATTTGAACGCCGGCAAACATAGCAAGGTCATCGATCTCGATAGCGATACGGGGCGCGCGGCGTTTGGCAAGTTGGTCGAGACCGCCGATGTCGTCATCGAAAGTTTTCAGCCAGGTGTGTTGGACGCTAAGGGGTTGGGTTATAAAGATCTCGCCAAGGTGAATCCCGGCGTCGTCATGGCATCGATCACTTGCTTCGGTCAGACCGGTCCGAAGAAAAACTTTATTTACAACGATCTCGTCGGTTTGGCTGAAAGCGGGATTCTCTATGTCTGCGGCGATCCGGCGACCGCGCCTTGCAAAGCGCCCGAGTCACAGGCTTATTACTTCGCCAGTTTGTTCGCCACCGCCGGCGTCTTGGCGGCGCTCTACCGGCGAGAGAAGACCGGCCAAGGCGATCACATCGACACCTCGATGCAAGAAACTCTGGCGACCCACGAACATATTATTCGCCTTTGGGCCAACGAGAAACAGAATGTGAAACGCGCCGGCAGCCAGCATGGCTCGGTGGCGCCGGCGAAAATATTCACGGTTAAAGATGGTTTCGTCTATTTGTATGTGACGCGCCAGCATTGGAAGCTTTTTCTCTCGATCTGGAAAGATCATGCGGTGACATTCGACGACGCCGCATGGCTGAATAATGTTTATCGGCGCGATCACGTCGATGAACTCAATCCCGCGGTGGAAGCGTTTCTCGGCAAATTCACCATGGCTGAGATCACTGAGTTGTTGCAGGACAAAGGCATTCCTTGCGTGCCGGTGAACACGCCCATGGGTTTTGCCAACGACGAGCATGTGCAGGGGCGCGGTTTCATGACTGCGGTGGAGCACGCCGGATTCGGCAGCGCCAAGCAGCCCGGAATGCCGTTTATGATCGACGGCAGTCGTCCTACGGTTTGCAGTGTGCCGTTGCTCGATAGTTGGCGCGACATTTCTTCTTCCATCTCACCCGTCTCGGGGAAGAGAAGAGAGGGGGCAAAACCGCAAGCAGCGAAATCCACCGCGTCTAGCGGCAACGGTCCCCTCGACGGCATGCGCATCGTCAGTTTCGATCACGTGCTCGCCGGTCCCTACGGCACGACGATCTTGGCCGAGCTCGGCGCCGATGTCATGAAAATCGAGTCGAGCAAAGGCGGCATGGATCCGTTTCGTTTTTTCGGCACCGGCGAAGATCCCAACTTGTCGCCGCGCTTTCTCGAATTCAATCGCAACAAGCGTTCGTTCACGGTCAATCTCAAACATCCCAAAGGCCAGGGCGTTTTGCATGACTTAGTCGCCAAGGCCGATGCCGTGCTCGACAACTATAGTGTCGATGTCGTCGATCGCATCGGCTTGGGCTACAAGCAGCTCTGCGCGGTCAAGCCCGATATCGTCAACTTGCGCATGCCCGGTCTCGGCACCACCGGCCCCAAGCGCCACTTTTCCACCGTCGGCGTGAACATCACAGCCTTCACCGGACTTACTTACATGTGGAATCATCCCGGCGTGACCAACCCGCCCATCGGTGCGCAGTTGGTTTACCCGGATTATGTTTCCGGCGTGTTGTGCGCGATCATCATTATTTCCGGCGTGCTTCACCGCGACCGGCAAAAGAAAGGCGCGTTCATCGACTTGGCGCAGTCCGAGGCGACGGCATTCATGATCGGCGCCAATCTGATGGAAGCGGCGTCGAGCGGCAAGAATCCTGAGCCGATCGGCAACATGTCGCTCGCCGTCGCACCGCACAACTGCTATCCCTGCCAGGGCGAAGACCGCTGGTGTGTGATCAGCGCCGAAAACGAACAGCAGTGGTTGGCGTTGGAAAAGGTGGTGGGAGGCGACGTGCTCGGTAGTGCGCGGTTTAAGACCAATGCCGATCGCTTGCGCAATCGTGAACTTTTGGACGGGTTCATTGCCCAGTGGACGGAGAGTAAAGACGCATTCGCGATTCGCGATGAGTTACAGAAAGTCGGCGTGCCAGCGGGGGTCGTCCAGACCGGCGAAGATTTGGTCAACGACCCGCAGTTGAAAGAGCGCGGTTTCATCGTCGAGGTAGATAATCCTAGACTGGGCAAAGTCGTGCTGCCGAATTTTCCGTTGCACTTCACCAACGCCAAACTGACGCGCCGCTGGGAATTCCCCGTGCTCGGCAAAGACACTGAGACCGTGTTGCGCGATGTCGTCGGCTACGATGCCGCGACGATTGCCGCACATAAGGCGGATGGGGTGTTGGAGTAGGTCCGAAGAGGAAAGCTTTGAGTAGGGAAAAGGGTTCACCTTTCCATTCAACACTCAACGCTTGTTGCTAGATCGTTTTCGAGGAAACCGCCATGTCTTTTATTTTTGCCGTCATCGCAGTGGTTCTCCTTACCGTCGCTCCCGCCGCGGCGCAGACCAAGGCGGTAAGCGATCTCGCCAACTACCGTGGCGCGGACCGCGAGGAAGTGCTCAAGGCTGGGGCCAAGAAGGAAGGAAAGTTCATTTGGTACACCAGCCTGACCGCCCATCGCGACATCGCCAATGTGTTCGAGGCGAAATATCCCGGCGTTAAAGTCGAGACCTATCGCGCCGGGCCCAACGATCTCACCCGGCGCTTAATCTCCGAGGCGCAATCGAAACGCAGCATCGCCGACGTGGTCGAAACCACGCCGACCACGACCATGATCATGCGCGACAATAAATTGCTAATGCCTTACTTCTCGCCGCATCTCGTCAATTATCCCGAAGATTCGAAAGAAGAAGCCGATAAGACTCGGGTGTTTTGGACTACCGATAGAGAATCCATCGTCGGCTTGGGCTACAACCGCAACATGATGCGCGCCGCCGAGGTGCCGAAAAATTTCGCCGAAATGGCCAGGCCGGAAAACAAGGGCAAGATCAGCGTCAGCGGTGACACCACCGGCGTGCGCTTTGTCGGCGCGATGATCGCCGCCAAGGGCGAAGAGTATGTCAAGCAACTGCGCACTTTAGAAATCCGCGCCCATATGATCTCCGGCGGCGCCATGCATGAGTTGATGGCGGCTGGCGAGATGCATATGTCGATCTCGATTTTTCGTAATCACGTTCTTGCCGGCAAACTCAAAGGCGCGCCTACCGAATGGGTGCCCCTCGATTTGAGCCAGGCCAACGCCGGCAGCGTGGCGCTCCCGGCGACGACCAATAATCCCTATGCATCGCTGTTGTTCATCGATTTCCTAATCAGTCCCGAGGGGCAAAAGATCTTCGAGGAGAAGTTTCGCTTCGCCAGCCCGACGAAGAACTACGGTTTCAAGCGCTGGTATCCCGAAAAGGGCAAAACCCTCGAACAGTACGAGAAAGCTGAAGAGCGCTGGAAGAAGCTGTTGCACGATATCGTCGTGCGCAGGTAAAGGAGTCAATAGTCAGGATCCAGAAGTCAGAAGGTTGAGAGCCCGGTGACTCACGCGTAACGGGATTCGGTTGTTCCGACTTCTGAATTCTGGCTGCTGGCTTCTGACTTCTTCCCCCAGCGATTGACAGTTTCGCAGCATCTGGAATATGACCTGAGTCGACGCAGTAAATAATCAATCGGAGGAAAGACCATGGCAAATTATCAAACCATTTTGGTTGACAACAAAGAAGGCGTGACGACGATTACGCTCAATCGGCCGGAGAAGCGCAATGCGATGAGCCCGCAGCTCCACCGCGACATGTATGACTGCTTGACCGACCTGCGCTACGATAAAGACACGCGGGTGATCATCATCACCGGCGCCGGGGAAAGTTTCTGCGCCGGCCAGGATTTGAAACAATACTTCATCGAGATGGACTCCCAGCCCGAACGCGTGCGCGACGAAGTGCGCGAGAAGTCGCGTCAATGGAGAAACGAAATTCTTCGCAAGATGCCGCAGCCGGTGATCGCCAAGATCAACGGATGGGTGTTCGGCGGCGGTTTCACGGTAGTAACCGGTTGCGATATCGCGATTGCCGCTGACGACGTCCAGCTCGGCCTCTCGGAGGTCAACTTCGGCCACTTTCCCGGCGGCGAGGTGACCATCGTCCTCTCCGAGAACCTCCAGCCCAAGCACGCCCTCTATTACGCACTCACCGGCAAGACCATGTCGGCTAAGGAAGCCGAGCGCATCGGTCTCATCACTAAGGCTGTGCCGCGCGCGGACTTGGACAAAGAAGTGATGGAGATCGCCAATAACTTGAAAGAGAAAGCGCCTTCGGCGCTCAACGCGGTCAAAGAGGCGTGGTACTACACCTTCTATTCGAATCCTGATGTTGCCTACGAAATCTCCGGTCTGATTTCCGACAAAGCCAAGGCGGCGATCGGCGGCCGGCCCGGCCTGCAACAGTTCGCGCGCAAGGAATATCGGCCGGGGTTGGGGTCGTATAAGGTTGACGAGAAGAAGTAAGTTGTCACTAGACAGGAGTCAGCATTCAGATCTTTGGTCAACAGCCGATTGCTTCTGAATTCTGGCTCCTGACTTCTGTTTTCTAAAGGAGCGATAGATGGATTTCAATTTACCCGATGAATTGCAGATGCTCAAAGACACGGTGCGGAAGTTTGTCGATAAGGAATTGATCCCGATCGAGATGCATACGATCGAGAACATGGAGTTGAAGCCCGACATCCGCGAGAAGTTCGAGAAGAAAGCCAAAGAGATGGGGCTGTGGATGTTCGATGTGCCGGAAGAGTACGGCGGCGGCGGGCTTGGAAGTTTAGCTCAGGTGGTGGTTTGGGAAGAGCTGTCGCGCACGGTGGCATTGCCGTCGCGCGGCCAGGGCATCTTCGGACCGGAGGTGCGGCCGATTCTTTACGCGCTCAACCCCGAGCAGAAAAAACGTTTCATGGATCCCGTGCTAGCCGGCGAGAAAAAACTCTGTTTCATGCAGACTGAGCCGGATGCCGGCTCCGATCCGGCGTCGATGAAGACGCGCGCGGTGCGCCAGGGCGATCATTACGTTATCAACGGCACCAAGCGATTTATCACCGGCGCCGGCGACGCCGACATCGGCCAGTTGATGGCGGTGACCGATCCGGCTAAGGGCGCCCATGGCGGGATCTCTTGTTTCATGGTCGATATGAAGACGCCTGGGCTGACGCTGGTGACGCGATATAAAACCATGATGGGGGAAGAGCCGTGGCATATCACTTTTGACGATATGAAGGTTCCCGCGGAAAATCTGGTCGGCAAAGAAGGCGAAGGATTCAAATTGGCGCAGAAGTGGCTCGGTATCGGTAGGTTAAAACACGGCGCGCGCGCGCTGGGCGTCGCCGAGCGCTGTATTGAAATG contains:
- a CDS encoding enoyl-CoA hydratase/isomerase family protein, translated to MAELTTVLQKIDEETGVAWLTFNRPEKKNAMSVKFMAELISVLKEIAENDKIKCVVTMGSGDSYSSGLDLYDLRESWKRKRAWDQAGSTYEIVRLLRAMPQITVACVRGWCLGGGLALINGHDLCIAGESAKFGMPEVIRGSYGAVATSTLFHSGLPTKKAFYIQLTGRNLTAAQAERVGLISEVVPDDQLLANVEQLSKELGSRNAVTLESAKIAAYMMKDMDFGMALKTDDLVSHRMRYYTNPLSDVEGYLQSQKGGGTVKYAKPEDRKK
- a CDS encoding extracellular solute-binding protein encodes the protein MSFIFAVIAVVLLTVAPAAAQTKAVSDLANYRGADREEVLKAGAKKEGKFIWYTSLTAHRDIANVFEAKYPGVKVETYRAGPNDLTRRLISEAQSKRSIADVVETTPTTTMIMRDNKLLMPYFSPHLVNYPEDSKEEADKTRVFWTTDRESIVGLGYNRNMMRAAEVPKNFAEMARPENKGKISVSGDTTGVRFVGAMIAAKGEEYVKQLRTLEIRAHMISGGAMHELMAAGEMHMSISIFRNHVLAGKLKGAPTEWVPLDLSQANAGSVALPATTNNPYASLLFIDFLISPEGQKIFEEKFRFASPTKNYGFKRWYPEKGKTLEQYEKAEERWKKLLHDIVVRR
- a CDS encoding CoA transferase is translated as MSGEFLKGYRALDLTGLSGQLAGRMLADLGMEVIKIEPPAGDPVRHLAPFITAANGAKLSTTFAHLNAGKHSKVIDLDSDTGRAAFGKLVETADVVIESFQPGVLDAKGLGYKDLAKVNPGVVMASITCFGQTGPKKNFIYNDLVGLAESGILYVCGDPATAPCKAPESQAYYFASLFATAGVLAALYRREKTGQGDHIDTSMQETLATHEHIIRLWANEKQNVKRAGSQHGSVAPAKIFTVKDGFVYLYVTRQHWKLFLSIWKDHAVTFDDAAWLNNVYRRDHVDELNPAVEAFLGKFTMAEITELLQDKGIPCVPVNTPMGFANDEHVQGRGFMTAVEHAGFGSAKQPGMPFMIDGSRPTVCSVPLLDSWRDISSSISPVSGKRREGAKPQAAKSTASSGNGPLDGMRIVSFDHVLAGPYGTTILAELGADVMKIESSKGGMDPFRFFGTGEDPNLSPRFLEFNRNKRSFTVNLKHPKGQGVLHDLVAKADAVLDNYSVDVVDRIGLGYKQLCAVKPDIVNLRMPGLGTTGPKRHFSTVGVNITAFTGLTYMWNHPGVTNPPIGAQLVYPDYVSGVLCAIIIISGVLHRDRQKKGAFIDLAQSEATAFMIGANLMEAASSGKNPEPIGNMSLAVAPHNCYPCQGEDRWCVISAENEQQWLALEKVVGGDVLGSARFKTNADRLRNRELLDGFIAQWTESKDAFAIRDELQKVGVPAGVVQTGEDLVNDPQLKERGFIVEVDNPRLGKVVLPNFPLHFTNAKLTRRWEFPVLGKDTETVLRDVVGYDAATIAAHKADGVLE
- a CDS encoding acyl-CoA dehydrogenase, yielding MDFNLPDELQMLKDTVRKFVDKELIPIEMHTIENMELKPDIREKFEKKAKEMGLWMFDVPEEYGGGGLGSLAQVVVWEELSRTVALPSRGQGIFGPEVRPILYALNPEQKKRFMDPVLAGEKKLCFMQTEPDAGSDPASMKTRAVRQGDHYVINGTKRFITGAGDADIGQLMAVTDPAKGAHGGISCFMVDMKTPGLTLVTRYKTMMGEEPWHITFDDMKVPAENLVGKEGEGFKLAQKWLGIGRLKHGARALGVAERCIEMGASYSKQRITFGKPLSERQGITFKLADSYVELHAARLMVYQAAWKNDQKQDIRNEAYMAKLFADEMSFRVVDRVLQIHGGIGLTLDLPLAKWFIDQRSRLITEGASEVMRMVIAREVLRKYN
- a CDS encoding p-hydroxycinnamoyl CoA hydratase/lyase, which translates into the protein MANYQTILVDNKEGVTTITLNRPEKRNAMSPQLHRDMYDCLTDLRYDKDTRVIIITGAGESFCAGQDLKQYFIEMDSQPERVRDEVREKSRQWRNEILRKMPQPVIAKINGWVFGGGFTVVTGCDIAIAADDVQLGLSEVNFGHFPGGEVTIVLSENLQPKHALYYALTGKTMSAKEAERIGLITKAVPRADLDKEVMEIANNLKEKAPSALNAVKEAWYYTFYSNPDVAYEISGLISDKAKAAIGGRPGLQQFARKEYRPGLGSYKVDEKK
- a CDS encoding nitronate monooxygenase; amino-acid sequence: MPSRRIGKNNVNVFVIVSGRSMLRRSEKGGSMWLHTPLCDLLNIKYPIIQAGMGWDKEGLTTPPELVAAVSNAGGLGCIGGSSIRPEVIRERIRAVRQLTDKPFGVDITLPKMEDVRIPDPDEVRKEIQERFPKHAKFNDELIPKLGLTPVPPDRKSWVKTPAATREQLKVILEEKVPILIIGLGDTAEVVPLAHERGILVMALAGAVKHALSHARKGADVIIAQGYEAGGHTGTIGNFPLIPQIVDAVRPKPVVAAGGISDGRGVAAALALGAMGVWCGTTFLVTREGGINPIYKKQILNGSSEDFVRTAYTSGHFARHYRSETIKAWMASGLDAMPTPYQGNAMDEVRRAAEAANRVDVLHVPGGQVAGMLSEERNNVPAKEIVDRMVSEAAQILNDLRSRFVGA